In a genomic window of Pelodiscus sinensis isolate JC-2024 chromosome 32, ASM4963464v1, whole genome shotgun sequence:
- the LOC142818212 gene encoding uncharacterized protein LOC142818212 isoform X1 produces MAGMEPAQMRVTFEEVAVYFTPGQGALLGPAQRALYRDVMQENYEAVTSLGFPVPKPELIARLERGEEPWVPDLQAGEEREIPRGTCTAGDGTGSENEEGNQPKEASGEMEPQATFVGRAERNVSQCLEREEAWGDWYRPERLLGNQPREKVDESILCDEGVKNPTARNTNLNEEKSYHCLQCGKGSILTSQLLTPQTTHAGEKPLQGLECGENINICSALNTDGGSHTAEKCIQCHKDGNLLSWKTALNVQHVRHTEERPHKCLDCLKSFVRRSDLVKHQAIHTGQRSHKCIDCGEKFVHWSEFIKHQAVHTAERPHNCVDCGKSFRKTSHLILHQRIHTGERPYKCLFCGKSFIGRSDLVKHQAVHTGERPHKCLNCGKSFIRRSDLVKHQAMHTGEKPHKCVDCGKDFIWRSDLARHRRIHTGERPHKCVVCGNSFRNRSAFIIHQRIHTGERPHKCLDCGKTFTQISHLNKHGRIHTGDRSRKCLVCEKNFIHWSELVLHRKAHIGERPYKCLICGKSFMRRSDHVLHQKIHTGERPHKCLHCGKSFIRKSVLVKHEAVHIGERPHKCVYCGKGFNGRPDLVKHQAIHAVERPHKCLDCGKSFIQKPDLVKHQAIHTGERPHKCLECGKAFICWSELIKHQAIHTTGRPHNCVDCGKSFKQRSRLILHQKIHTGERPHKCLSCGKSFIGRSDLVKHGAIHTGERPHKCLECGKSFIRRSDLVKHQAKHTGKKPHKCVDCGKDFRWRSDLVKHQSIHTGERPHKCVDCGKDFRQRSDLVKHQRVHTDERPNKCVDCEKTFRNRSALVIHQRIHTGERPYKCLDCGKCFTQRSHLMKHGRIHAGSKLLGTQAERIN; encoded by the exons GGGATGGAGCCGGCTCAG ATgcgggtgaccttcgaggaggtggctgtgtatttcaccccggggcagggggcgctgctgggccccgctcagagagccctctacagggacgtcatgcaggaaaactacgaggcggtgacctcgctgg GGTTTCccgttcccaaacctgagctgatCGCCCGGCTGGAACGAGGGGAAGAGCCCTGGGTGCCCGACCTCCAGgccggggaggagagagagatccCGAGAGGCACCTGCACAG CAGGTGATGGGACAGGGAGTGAGAATGAAGAGGGGAACCAACCAAAGGAAGCTTCTGGGGAGATGGAACCGCAGGCGACCTTTGTGGGAAGAGCTGAAAGGAATGTTTCCCAGTGCTTGGAACGGGAAGAAGCCTGGGGAGATTGGTACAGGCCAGAGAGGCTGCTGGGAAACCAACCACGGGAAAAAGTGGATGAATCCATTCTGTGTGATGAAGGGGTCAAGAATCCCACAGCTCGGAACACAAATCTAAATGAAGAGAAGTCCTACCACTGTCTGCAGTGTGGGAAAGGGTCCATTCTGACATCCCAGCTTCTGACACCTCAGACAACCCACGCTGGAGAGAAACCCCTTCAGGGCTTGGAATGTGGGGAAAACATCAATATCTGCTCTGCCCTTAATACCGATGGGGGAAGCCACACGGCAGAGAAATGCATTCAGTGCCACAAGGATGGGAATCTTCTGAGTTGGAAGACAGCACTAAATGTACAACACGTCAGACACACAGAAGAGAGACCTCATAAGTGCTTAGACTGTTTGAAAAGTTTTGTCCGGCGGTCAGACCTTGTTAAACATCAGGCCATCCACACAGGACAGAGATCTCATAAGTGCATAGACTGTGGGGAAAAATTTGTACATTGGTCAGAGTTTATTAAACATCAGGCAGTCCACACAGCAGAGAGACCCCACAATTGTGTGgactgtggaaaaagtttcagaaaaacaTCACACCTTATTTTACATCAgcgaatccacacaggagagagaccctataAGTGCTTAttctgtgggaaaagtttcattgGCAGGTCAGACCTTGTTAAGCATCAggcagtccacacaggagagaggccgCATAAGTGCTtaaactgtgggaaaagtttcatacgGAGGTCAGACCTTGTTAAGCATCAGGCAAtgcacacgggagagaaaccccaTAAGTGTGTGGATTGTGGGAAAGATTTTATATGGAGATCAGATCTTGCTAGACACCGGAGaattcacacaggagagagaccccataagtGCGTGGTCTGTGGGAATAGTTTCAGGAATCGATCAGCCTTTATtatacatcagagaatccacacaggagaaaggCCCCATAAATGCTTGGACTGTGGTAAAACTTTCACACAGATATCACACCTCAATAAACATGGGAGAATCCATACAGGGGATAGATCCCGTAAGTGCTTAGTCTGTGAAAAAAATTTCATACACTGGTCAGAGCTTGTTTTACATCGGAAAGCACACATAGGAGAGAGGCCCTATAAGTGCTTAATCTGTGGGAAATCTTTCATGCGCAGGTCAGATCATGTTTtacatcagaaaatccacacaggagaaaggCCTCATAAGTGCTTacactgtgggaaaagtttcatacgGAAGTCAGTCCTTGTTAAACATGAGGCAGTTCACATAGGAGAGAGACCCCACAAGTGTGTATATTGTGGAAAAGGTTTCAATGGGAGGCCTGACCTTGTTAAACACCAGGCAATCCACGCAGTAGAGAGACCTCATAAGtgcttggactgtgggaaaagttttataCAGAAACCTGACCTTGTTAAACATCAGGCAATTCACACGggagagagaccccataagtgcttGGAGTGTGGGAAAGCTTTCATATGTTGGTCAGAACTTATTAAACATCAAGCAATCCACACAACAGGGCGACCCCATAATTGTGTGgactgtggaaaaagtttcaaACAGCGATCACGCCTTATTTtacatcagaaaatccacacaggagagagaccccacaAGTGCTTATCCTGTGGAAAAAGTTTCATTGGGAGGTCTGACCTTGTTAAACATGGagcaatccacacaggagagagacctcaTAAGTGCTtagagtgtgggaaaagtttcatacgGAGGTCAGATCTTGTTAAACATCAGGCAAAACACACAGGAAAGAAACCCCATAAGTGTGTGGACTGTGGGAAAGATTTCAGATGGAGATCAGACCTTGTTAAACATCAGTCAATCCATACTGGAGAGAGACCTCATAAGTGTGTGGACTGTGGGAAAGATTTCAGACAGAGATCAGACCTTGTTAAACATCAGAGAGTCCACACAGATGAGAGACCCAATAAGTGCGTGGACTGTGAGAAAACTTTCAGAAATAGATCAGCGCTTGTtatacatcagagaatccacacaggagagagaccctataAGTGCTTGGACTGTGGGAAATGTTTCACCCAGAGATCGCACCTCATGAAACATGGGAGAATCCACGCAGGGTCTAAACTTCTGGGCACACAGGCAGAACGGATTAATTGA
- the LOC142818212 gene encoding uncharacterized protein LOC142818212 isoform X2, whose translation MAGMEPAQMRVTFEEVAVYFTPGQGALLGPAQRALYRDVMQENYEAVTSLGFPVPKPELIARLERGEEPWVPDLQAGEEREIPRGTCTGDGTGSENEEGNQPKEASGEMEPQATFVGRAERNVSQCLEREEAWGDWYRPERLLGNQPREKVDESILCDEGVKNPTARNTNLNEEKSYHCLQCGKGSILTSQLLTPQTTHAGEKPLQGLECGENINICSALNTDGGSHTAEKCIQCHKDGNLLSWKTALNVQHVRHTEERPHKCLDCLKSFVRRSDLVKHQAIHTGQRSHKCIDCGEKFVHWSEFIKHQAVHTAERPHNCVDCGKSFRKTSHLILHQRIHTGERPYKCLFCGKSFIGRSDLVKHQAVHTGERPHKCLNCGKSFIRRSDLVKHQAMHTGEKPHKCVDCGKDFIWRSDLARHRRIHTGERPHKCVVCGNSFRNRSAFIIHQRIHTGERPHKCLDCGKTFTQISHLNKHGRIHTGDRSRKCLVCEKNFIHWSELVLHRKAHIGERPYKCLICGKSFMRRSDHVLHQKIHTGERPHKCLHCGKSFIRKSVLVKHEAVHIGERPHKCVYCGKGFNGRPDLVKHQAIHAVERPHKCLDCGKSFIQKPDLVKHQAIHTGERPHKCLECGKAFICWSELIKHQAIHTTGRPHNCVDCGKSFKQRSRLILHQKIHTGERPHKCLSCGKSFIGRSDLVKHGAIHTGERPHKCLECGKSFIRRSDLVKHQAKHTGKKPHKCVDCGKDFRWRSDLVKHQSIHTGERPHKCVDCGKDFRQRSDLVKHQRVHTDERPNKCVDCEKTFRNRSALVIHQRIHTGERPYKCLDCGKCFTQRSHLMKHGRIHAGSKLLGTQAERIN comes from the exons GGGATGGAGCCGGCTCAG ATgcgggtgaccttcgaggaggtggctgtgtatttcaccccggggcagggggcgctgctgggccccgctcagagagccctctacagggacgtcatgcaggaaaactacgaggcggtgacctcgctgg GGTTTCccgttcccaaacctgagctgatCGCCCGGCTGGAACGAGGGGAAGAGCCCTGGGTGCCCGACCTCCAGgccggggaggagagagagatccCGAGAGGCACCTGCACAG GTGATGGGACAGGGAGTGAGAATGAAGAGGGGAACCAACCAAAGGAAGCTTCTGGGGAGATGGAACCGCAGGCGACCTTTGTGGGAAGAGCTGAAAGGAATGTTTCCCAGTGCTTGGAACGGGAAGAAGCCTGGGGAGATTGGTACAGGCCAGAGAGGCTGCTGGGAAACCAACCACGGGAAAAAGTGGATGAATCCATTCTGTGTGATGAAGGGGTCAAGAATCCCACAGCTCGGAACACAAATCTAAATGAAGAGAAGTCCTACCACTGTCTGCAGTGTGGGAAAGGGTCCATTCTGACATCCCAGCTTCTGACACCTCAGACAACCCACGCTGGAGAGAAACCCCTTCAGGGCTTGGAATGTGGGGAAAACATCAATATCTGCTCTGCCCTTAATACCGATGGGGGAAGCCACACGGCAGAGAAATGCATTCAGTGCCACAAGGATGGGAATCTTCTGAGTTGGAAGACAGCACTAAATGTACAACACGTCAGACACACAGAAGAGAGACCTCATAAGTGCTTAGACTGTTTGAAAAGTTTTGTCCGGCGGTCAGACCTTGTTAAACATCAGGCCATCCACACAGGACAGAGATCTCATAAGTGCATAGACTGTGGGGAAAAATTTGTACATTGGTCAGAGTTTATTAAACATCAGGCAGTCCACACAGCAGAGAGACCCCACAATTGTGTGgactgtggaaaaagtttcagaaaaacaTCACACCTTATTTTACATCAgcgaatccacacaggagagagaccctataAGTGCTTAttctgtgggaaaagtttcattgGCAGGTCAGACCTTGTTAAGCATCAggcagtccacacaggagagaggccgCATAAGTGCTtaaactgtgggaaaagtttcatacgGAGGTCAGACCTTGTTAAGCATCAGGCAAtgcacacgggagagaaaccccaTAAGTGTGTGGATTGTGGGAAAGATTTTATATGGAGATCAGATCTTGCTAGACACCGGAGaattcacacaggagagagaccccataagtGCGTGGTCTGTGGGAATAGTTTCAGGAATCGATCAGCCTTTATtatacatcagagaatccacacaggagaaaggCCCCATAAATGCTTGGACTGTGGTAAAACTTTCACACAGATATCACACCTCAATAAACATGGGAGAATCCATACAGGGGATAGATCCCGTAAGTGCTTAGTCTGTGAAAAAAATTTCATACACTGGTCAGAGCTTGTTTTACATCGGAAAGCACACATAGGAGAGAGGCCCTATAAGTGCTTAATCTGTGGGAAATCTTTCATGCGCAGGTCAGATCATGTTTtacatcagaaaatccacacaggagaaaggCCTCATAAGTGCTTacactgtgggaaaagtttcatacgGAAGTCAGTCCTTGTTAAACATGAGGCAGTTCACATAGGAGAGAGACCCCACAAGTGTGTATATTGTGGAAAAGGTTTCAATGGGAGGCCTGACCTTGTTAAACACCAGGCAATCCACGCAGTAGAGAGACCTCATAAGtgcttggactgtgggaaaagttttataCAGAAACCTGACCTTGTTAAACATCAGGCAATTCACACGggagagagaccccataagtgcttGGAGTGTGGGAAAGCTTTCATATGTTGGTCAGAACTTATTAAACATCAAGCAATCCACACAACAGGGCGACCCCATAATTGTGTGgactgtggaaaaagtttcaaACAGCGATCACGCCTTATTTtacatcagaaaatccacacaggagagagaccccacaAGTGCTTATCCTGTGGAAAAAGTTTCATTGGGAGGTCTGACCTTGTTAAACATGGagcaatccacacaggagagagacctcaTAAGTGCTtagagtgtgggaaaagtttcatacgGAGGTCAGATCTTGTTAAACATCAGGCAAAACACACAGGAAAGAAACCCCATAAGTGTGTGGACTGTGGGAAAGATTTCAGATGGAGATCAGACCTTGTTAAACATCAGTCAATCCATACTGGAGAGAGACCTCATAAGTGTGTGGACTGTGGGAAAGATTTCAGACAGAGATCAGACCTTGTTAAACATCAGAGAGTCCACACAGATGAGAGACCCAATAAGTGCGTGGACTGTGAGAAAACTTTCAGAAATAGATCAGCGCTTGTtatacatcagagaatccacacaggagagagaccctataAGTGCTTGGACTGTGGGAAATGTTTCACCCAGAGATCGCACCTCATGAAACATGGGAGAATCCACGCAGGGTCTAAACTTCTGGGCACACAGGCAGAACGGATTAATTGA